One genomic region from Rothia dentocariosa ATCC 17931 encodes:
- a CDS encoding 4'-phosphopantetheinyl transferase family protein: MTIHSISSGDADVSRTHISVFTLPTRTFTGGLRFTWLDYVGEEARRKAASIHSPSASVSYLATEALMRALAAPRLGISGRSARTITVDRSCRLCTSGKPHGKPRITGVNFNMSQVPSLAAGGFCAQQQVVLGIDLEAVQASLFPGFARVALTIDERAAYESLPPGQQQAAGVAIWTAKEAVLKATGHGLSVSPQTVQIECDDATLAMVSALCEPANPLDAPGRQDRPCEHELSVSPRVSVRATLTLPEDSDTSTEETSAGGEDAGKHQTPKNRDISGENTPTNSERSFFITWSVLTLSPVAHPTADTAGRAAHPERFLLAVATEDTVPVVDVHSVATPLDVKRLLEPPAAAY; the protein is encoded by the coding sequence ATGACCATCCACTCTATATCTTCCGGGGATGCGGATGTTTCACGCACGCACATCAGTGTATTTACCCTGCCCACCCGCACCTTTACCGGTGGGTTAAGGTTCACGTGGCTTGATTATGTGGGCGAGGAAGCTCGGCGCAAGGCGGCGTCGATACACAGCCCGTCGGCCTCGGTGAGTTACCTGGCGACTGAAGCCCTCATGCGGGCGTTGGCTGCGCCTCGGCTGGGTATTTCGGGGCGGAGTGCACGCACGATCACGGTGGATCGGTCATGTCGGCTCTGCACGAGCGGGAAACCGCACGGTAAGCCGCGCATTACGGGCGTAAATTTCAATATGTCGCAGGTGCCTTCGCTGGCGGCGGGTGGTTTTTGTGCGCAGCAGCAGGTGGTTCTCGGTATTGATCTTGAGGCGGTTCAGGCCTCACTTTTTCCGGGTTTCGCGCGGGTTGCGCTCACCATCGACGAACGCGCCGCCTATGAGTCCCTACCGCCAGGCCAGCAGCAGGCAGCGGGGGTTGCCATCTGGACCGCGAAGGAGGCGGTGCTCAAGGCAACCGGGCACGGGCTGAGCGTTTCACCACAGACGGTACAGATTGAATGCGACGATGCTACCTTGGCGATGGTCAGCGCCCTGTGTGAACCGGCAAACCCGCTGGATGCGCCGGGTAGACAGGATCGCCCCTGCGAGCATGAGCTTTCGGTGAGTCCGCGGGTAAGTGTGCGTGCCACGCTCACTCTGCCCGAAGACTCAGATACGTCAACAGAGGAGACGTCGGCCGGCGGTGAGGACGCCGGTAAACATCAGACCCCGAAAAACCGCGATATATCGGGCGAAAACACCCCTACAAATAGCGAGCGCTCGTTCTTTATTACCTGGTCGGTGCTGACGCTCAGCCCGGTAGCGCATCCAACGGCTGATACGGCGGGGCGGGCGGCGCATCCCGAACGGTTCCTGCTGGCGGTGGCAACCGAAGACACCGTTCCCGTGGTGGATGTGCACTCGGTCGCCACACCGCTGGATGTTAAGCGTCTGCTGGAACCACCTGCGGCAGCGTATTAA
- a CDS encoding isochorismate synthase yields the protein MSNNLPDFMFATGTRVMRTAGSLRQVTLEDARAAAEAAGTAVVGLIPFDPNAPAHLFVPERLQIDDIPVPEHEVTLAEPKQIEGRENPGYRQAVATAVERMKAHQLDKVVLSRLLRADYAPGTLDLAGVYNNLRAQQPNTFVFSVKLPQDHRGLEHPYLMGASPELIFSTEPDTGEGSAFKTHPLAGSAPRIAEHGSAEDEALGQRLMASRKDRGEHATVIADIRAQLEPMTRQLTIPEAPSLLQTPQLWHLGTPISGVLKRGMTCLDGARAIHPTPAICGAPTEAARRMIAELEPFSRDYFGGLIGYMNADGSGQWALVLRCAEVDAQTAILYAGAGIVAESDPVLEHTETGTKLGSFGRALGINTLPQVVPADA from the coding sequence GTGAGCAATAATCTTCCTGATTTTATGTTTGCCACCGGCACCCGTGTGATGCGCACCGCCGGTTCCCTGCGCCAGGTCACCCTTGAGGATGCGCGCGCTGCCGCCGAAGCCGCCGGTACCGCCGTGGTCGGTCTGATTCCTTTCGACCCGAACGCCCCCGCGCATCTTTTTGTGCCCGAACGCCTGCAGATCGACGACATTCCAGTGCCCGAGCACGAGGTTACGCTCGCCGAGCCAAAGCAGATTGAGGGCCGCGAAAACCCCGGGTACCGGCAGGCGGTGGCGACCGCCGTTGAGCGTATGAAGGCGCATCAGCTGGATAAGGTTGTGCTCTCTCGCCTGCTGCGCGCCGATTATGCGCCGGGCACCCTCGACCTTGCCGGGGTCTACAACAACCTGCGCGCCCAGCAGCCCAACACCTTTGTTTTTAGCGTTAAGCTGCCGCAGGATCACCGCGGGTTAGAGCATCCGTATCTGATGGGTGCCTCGCCGGAACTGATTTTCAGTACCGAACCCGACACCGGGGAGGGCAGCGCCTTCAAAACGCACCCGTTGGCGGGCAGTGCGCCGCGCATCGCCGAGCATGGAAGCGCCGAGGATGAGGCTCTTGGGCAGAGACTTATGGCTTCGCGTAAGGACCGTGGCGAGCATGCGACCGTTATCGCCGATATTCGGGCGCAGCTGGAACCCATGACTCGCCAGCTCACTATTCCTGAGGCGCCTTCGCTTCTGCAGACCCCGCAGCTGTGGCATTTGGGCACCCCCATCTCGGGTGTGCTCAAACGGGGTATGACCTGCCTGGATGGTGCGCGTGCCATTCACCCGACTCCTGCGATTTGCGGTGCCCCCACCGAGGCCGCGCGGCGTATGATCGCCGAACTTGAGCCGTTTAGCCGCGACTATTTTGGTGGGCTCATCGGCTATATGAACGCAGACGGAAGCGGTCAGTGGGCGCTTGTGCTGCGCTGTGCTGAGGTTGATGCGCAAACCGCCATCCTCTACGCGGGCGCGGGTATTGTGGCTGAGTCAGACCCGGTGCTGGAACACACCGAAACCGGCACGAAACTGGGCAGCTTCGGGCGCGCACTGGGCATTAATACGCTGCCGCAGGTGGTTCCAGCAGACGCTTAA
- a CDS encoding SDR family oxidoreductase has translation MSWVIVTGANGGIGAATVHELIKNNCSVYAADLANKPHESFAAYGDAIFRYRSVNVSDEESVRALAHAAAEVGEPIQGAVLAAGIVHSKPLLETSFEDWKRLHAVNADGVFLCLREFARVMIEQIQTSPENTRSLVTVASNAARVPRAEFGAYGASKASAVRVSSSFGLQLARHGIRVNTVCPGTTRTPMVTDAWNGEDLSALPVAGSPETFRLGIPLGRIADPADIAAVNAFLISDASRHITMQNIVADGGATF, from the coding sequence ATGAGCTGGGTTATCGTGACCGGCGCAAACGGCGGAATCGGCGCGGCAACCGTGCACGAACTCATCAAGAATAACTGTTCGGTGTATGCCGCTGATCTGGCGAACAAACCGCACGAATCATTCGCCGCCTACGGCGACGCCATCTTCCGCTACCGCTCCGTCAACGTGAGCGACGAAGAATCGGTGCGGGCGCTCGCACATGCCGCCGCTGAGGTGGGTGAACCTATCCAAGGCGCCGTCTTGGCGGCGGGAATCGTGCATAGCAAACCGCTCTTAGAGACCTCTTTTGAAGACTGGAAACGGCTGCATGCGGTCAATGCTGACGGCGTTTTCCTGTGCCTGCGTGAGTTCGCGCGCGTTATGATTGAGCAGATACAGACATCGCCCGAGAACACGCGTTCGCTGGTGACGGTCGCCTCCAACGCCGCCCGCGTGCCCCGCGCCGAGTTTGGTGCTTACGGGGCCTCGAAAGCCTCGGCGGTGCGCGTATCGTCAAGCTTTGGGCTGCAGCTGGCGCGCCACGGCATTCGCGTGAACACGGTCTGCCCCGGCACCACCCGCACCCCCATGGTGACCGACGCCTGGAACGGCGAAGACCTCAGCGCCCTACCCGTGGCGGGCAGCCCCGAGACCTTCCGCCTGGGAATTCCGCTCGGGCGCATCGCCGACCCCGCCGATATTGCGGCGGTGAATGCCTTCCTCATCAGCGATGCCTCACGGCATATCACCATGCAAAATATTGTTGCCGATGGCGGCGCAACCTTCTAA
- a CDS encoding isochorismatase family protein — MALPKIAPYSYREQEHQNRVNWRVDPARSALLVHDMQRYFVRAFELERDGQPLPDAQINIAIANIRRLLDAAHAANIPVYYTAQPPRQNPADRRLLTDFWGDGLQDDENARILDELAPTEADTVLTKWRYSAFARSPLEEQLKDLGRDQLIIGGIYAHIGCLTTALEAFMRDIQPFMVADALADFTEKEHRMACEYASGRCSRVLNTAEVLEHINASDLVTADEPELRKVCV, encoded by the coding sequence ATGGCGCTACCCAAGATTGCCCCCTATTCGTACCGCGAACAGGAGCATCAAAACCGTGTAAACTGGCGGGTCGATCCCGCGCGTTCCGCGCTTCTCGTGCACGATATGCAGCGCTATTTCGTGCGCGCCTTTGAACTGGAACGCGACGGACAACCCCTCCCAGACGCTCAAATCAATATTGCTATTGCCAATATTCGCCGCCTACTAGATGCGGCACACGCGGCGAACATACCGGTCTACTACACCGCCCAACCACCCCGCCAGAATCCCGCCGACAGGCGCCTGCTGACCGACTTCTGGGGCGACGGCCTGCAGGACGACGAAAACGCCCGGATCCTCGACGAACTCGCCCCCACCGAAGCTGATACCGTGCTCACCAAATGGCGCTACTCCGCCTTCGCGCGTTCCCCACTCGAAGAGCAGCTCAAAGACCTCGGGCGCGATCAGCTCATCATCGGTGGCATATACGCACATATCGGCTGCCTGACCACCGCCCTTGAAGCGTTCATGCGCGATATTCAGCCCTTCATGGTGGCGGATGCGCTCGCCGACTTCACCGAAAAAGAGCACCGCATGGCCTGCGAATACGCCTCGGGTCGATGCTCCCGCGTGCTTAACACCGCCGAGGTGCTGGAGCACATCAACGCCAGTGACCTCGTCACGGCAGACGAGCCGGAACTCCGGAAGGTATGCGTATGA
- a CDS encoding FAD-dependent oxidoreductase has protein sequence MTTARLHFDMVVIGFGKGGKTLAGAYAKTGKNVALIEQSSNMYGGTCINIGCVPTKALVHRADEFRASGEKNAEAADAAYESAVIFRDKLTGAMRAKNREILESNATAKLIDGHARFLSDTEVEVTAGEDKLVVTADCFIINTGAVATIPPIPGARESKRVLTSTELQKLTPRPKRLGIIGGGPIGVEFAGIFSSYGTEVTLLEGAPALFGRYDDDVAQAAREIIADQGITAHAGVRIETVTDNADSVTVNYLDSEGASKHLEVDYVMVATGRKPATEGLGLENTSIETTEHGAIAVDEHLRTTAPNIFALGDVNGGPQFTYISLDDYRVVLSQLLGDGSRSTKDRQAVAATIYMNPPLSSVGLTERDALAAGHTIKVAAKPVAAIAAMPRAKTLENPRGIMKFVIDAETDQILGAQLLVVESMEVINLVALAMRHNITASQLRDEIYTHPSITEGLNEVLANAVPVN, from the coding sequence ATGACTACCGCGCGCCTTCACTTCGATATGGTCGTTATCGGCTTCGGCAAGGGCGGCAAAACCCTTGCTGGCGCCTACGCGAAAACCGGCAAGAACGTAGCCCTGATCGAGCAGTCCTCAAACATGTACGGCGGCACCTGCATCAATATCGGGTGCGTGCCCACCAAGGCGCTTGTGCACCGGGCTGACGAATTCCGTGCCAGCGGCGAAAAGAACGCCGAAGCTGCGGATGCCGCCTACGAGAGCGCCGTGATTTTCCGTGACAAACTCACCGGTGCCATGCGCGCGAAGAACCGCGAAATCCTCGAATCGAATGCCACCGCCAAACTTATTGACGGTCACGCGCGGTTCCTCTCAGATACCGAGGTCGAGGTCACCGCGGGCGAGGACAAACTGGTCGTCACCGCCGACTGCTTTATCATCAACACCGGTGCCGTGGCGACTATCCCGCCCATCCCGGGCGCCCGCGAATCGAAGCGCGTGCTCACCTCTACCGAGCTGCAGAAGCTCACCCCGCGCCCGAAGCGCCTGGGCATTATCGGCGGAGGCCCTATTGGCGTCGAGTTCGCCGGTATTTTCTCCTCTTACGGCACCGAAGTAACCCTGCTTGAAGGCGCTCCCGCGCTTTTCGGGCGTTACGATGACGACGTCGCCCAGGCAGCACGCGAGATTATTGCCGACCAAGGCATTACCGCTCACGCGGGCGTTCGCATAGAGACCGTTACCGATAACGCCGACTCCGTGACCGTGAATTACCTGGACTCTGAGGGTGCATCCAAGCACCTTGAGGTGGATTACGTGATGGTCGCAACCGGGCGTAAACCCGCCACCGAGGGGCTGGGGCTTGAGAACACGAGCATCGAAACCACCGAGCACGGCGCAATCGCTGTCGACGAGCACCTGCGCACCACGGCACCGAATATTTTTGCGCTCGGCGATGTCAACGGCGGCCCGCAGTTCACCTACATTTCGCTGGATGACTACCGCGTGGTGCTCTCGCAGCTGCTTGGCGATGGTTCTCGCTCCACGAAGGATCGCCAGGCGGTTGCCGCAACCATCTACATGAACCCGCCGCTCTCTTCCGTCGGCCTGACTGAGCGTGATGCGCTCGCTGCCGGTCACACCATCAAGGTTGCCGCCAAGCCTGTTGCCGCTATCGCCGCCATGCCGCGTGCGAAGACCCTGGAGAACCCGCGCGGCATCATGAAGTTTGTGATTGATGCCGAGACTGACCAGATTCTCGGCGCTCAGCTGCTGGTGGTCGAGTCTATGGAGGTTATCAACCTTGTGGCGTTGGCAATGCGCCACAATATTACGGCATCGCAGCTACGTGATGAAATTTACACCCACCCTTCGATTACCGAAGGCCTGAATGAGGTTTTGGCGAATGCGGTGCCTGTGAATTAA
- a CDS encoding HigA family addiction module antitoxin, protein MTITDKIAPIHPGEVLLEDFIEGFGITQNKVAVAIGVPPRRINEIVHGKRGITADTAARLARYFGTTPQFWLNLQTTYELDMVEDL, encoded by the coding sequence TTGACTATCACTGACAAAATTGCGCCAATTCATCCCGGAGAAGTCCTGTTAGAAGACTTCATTGAAGGGTTCGGGATTACCCAGAATAAGGTGGCGGTGGCAATCGGCGTGCCGCCCCGGCGCATCAATGAGATCGTGCACGGCAAGCGAGGAATCACAGCCGATACAGCTGCGCGCCTTGCCCGCTACTTCGGCACAACACCGCAGTTTTGGCTGAACCTGCAAACCACGTATGAGCTCGATATGGTGGAAGACCTCTGA
- a CDS encoding mycothiol transferase, whose amino-acid sequence MDARDVLREAASRPATEAKALVNTLPEGVLNAHAGGHTNSIAWLLWHAGRQMDVQLAQLTGKPQVWHSQGFDARFNLGELGDTVGYGHTAEQARAVVVEDAALLVEYLGATTAALSEYIAGLSEADLDDVIDTSWTPHVTRGVRLVSMIDDAAQHVGQAAYVVGILAGGAASSDKEG is encoded by the coding sequence ATGGATGCCCGCGATGTTCTGCGTGAAGCCGCAAGCCGACCCGCAACTGAGGCGAAAGCCCTTGTAAACACTCTGCCAGAGGGGGTGTTGAACGCGCACGCTGGTGGGCATACGAATTCGATCGCCTGGCTGCTGTGGCATGCGGGGCGGCAGATGGATGTGCAGCTCGCGCAGCTGACCGGCAAGCCGCAGGTGTGGCATAGTCAGGGGTTCGACGCCCGCTTCAACTTGGGCGAGCTGGGCGATACGGTGGGCTACGGTCATACTGCGGAGCAGGCGCGTGCCGTCGTGGTGGAGGATGCCGCGTTGCTGGTCGAATATTTGGGTGCGACCACCGCGGCGTTGAGCGAGTATATCGCGGGTTTGAGCGAGGCTGATTTGGATGACGTGATTGATACGTCGTGGACTCCGCATGTGACGCGCGGGGTGCGGCTGGTGAGCATGATCGACGATGCCGCCCAGCACGTGGGGCAGGCGGCGTATGTGGTGGGTATTCTCGCGGGCGGGGCTGCCAGCTCGGACAAGGAGGGGTAG
- a CDS encoding MepB family protein, giving the protein MAVGTSGTEISSINKKDFPKKGNKILKIIDILHEFYGDFDFIKEKWNEDYEGLLIKTKEEQKYKRCRLAKRTPKKEGYFTVFWKKDQNNNNVPYTNEDLGDELVIVVIDSYNSGLFIIPKEVAVNKRILSTRDSKGKMAMRFYPPWCTNLNKTAQSTQKWQLEYFRSYKIGN; this is encoded by the coding sequence GTGGCTGTTGGTACGAGTGGAACCGAGATATCTTCTATTAATAAAAAAGATTTTCCGAAGAAAGGTAATAAAATATTGAAAATTATTGATATCCTTCATGAGTTTTATGGTGATTTTGATTTCATTAAAGAAAAATGGAATGAGGACTATGAAGGTCTCCTTATTAAGACAAAGGAAGAGCAAAAATATAAAAGGTGTCGTTTAGCAAAGAGGACACCAAAAAAAGAAGGCTACTTTACAGTCTTTTGGAAAAAAGACCAAAATAATAATAATGTTCCTTATACTAATGAAGACTTGGGTGATGAACTTGTTATTGTCGTAATCGACAGCTACAATAGTGGGCTATTTATTATTCCGAAAGAGGTGGCAGTTAATAAAAGGATTCTCTCTACAAGGGATAGTAAAGGGAAAATGGCAATGCGTTTTTATCCACCTTGGTGTACAAATTTAAATAAAACAGCTCAGTCAACGCAAAAATGGCAGTTAGAATACTTTCGGAGTTATAAAATTGGGAATTAA
- the rlmC gene encoding 23S rRNA (uracil(747)-C(5))-methyltransferase RlmC, with amino-acid sequence MECAYYRESLCRSCTSIETPYPAQIAAKQADARRLLAAYPHLTWLEPVASDEAHFRNKAKLVVGGSAQNPSLGIVDYRSGRATDLSECPLYIEPIERAIPVLHELIQRADLTPYDIPARRGELKNILVTASDTGELMVRFVLRSKKLLVPIRRQLGWLQERLPKLAVLSVNLLREHVALIEGDEEIILTDRQTLPMRVNGMSLHLRPQSFFQTNTQIAQAMYAQGREWVAQVQPRTLWDLYCGVGGFALHAAQVMHGEVTGIEISAEAIRSAQRTVAEQGLEGVKFAAGDATEFAVNARETPEMLVVNPPRRGIGERLCAWVEGSEIEHVIYSSCNAKTLASDLARMPSYKPVAARVLDMFPHTNHYEVMTLLRRG; translated from the coding sequence ATGGAATGCGCCTATTATCGTGAGAGTCTTTGCCGCTCCTGCACCAGCATCGAAACCCCGTATCCCGCCCAGATCGCGGCGAAACAGGCCGATGCGCGCAGGCTTCTCGCGGCGTACCCTCACCTGACCTGGTTGGAACCTGTCGCCAGTGACGAGGCGCATTTTCGGAATAAAGCGAAGCTGGTGGTGGGCGGTTCGGCGCAGAACCCATCCCTGGGCATCGTAGATTATCGTTCGGGGCGCGCCACCGATTTAAGCGAATGCCCGCTCTATATTGAGCCGATTGAGCGCGCTATCCCGGTGCTGCACGAGCTCATTCAGCGTGCCGATTTGACCCCGTATGACATTCCGGCCCGGCGTGGTGAGCTCAAGAATATTCTGGTGACCGCATCCGATACGGGCGAGCTAATGGTGCGGTTTGTGCTCCGCTCGAAGAAGCTGCTGGTGCCTATTCGCCGTCAGCTGGGGTGGCTGCAGGAGCGTCTGCCGAAGTTGGCGGTGCTGTCGGTGAACCTGCTGCGCGAGCATGTGGCGCTGATTGAGGGCGATGAAGAGATCATTCTGACCGATCGGCAAACCCTGCCGATGCGCGTGAACGGCATGAGTCTGCACCTGCGCCCGCAGAGTTTCTTTCAGACGAACACGCAGATTGCGCAGGCGATGTACGCGCAGGGCCGCGAGTGGGTGGCGCAGGTGCAGCCGCGCACGCTCTGGGATTTGTATTGCGGCGTGGGCGGTTTTGCCCTGCACGCGGCGCAGGTGATGCACGGTGAGGTCACCGGGATTGAGATCAGTGCGGAGGCGATTCGCAGCGCCCAGCGTACCGTCGCCGAGCAGGGGCTTGAGGGCGTGAAATTTGCGGCGGGGGATGCGACCGAGTTTGCCGTGAACGCCCGTGAAACCCCCGAGATGCTGGTGGTGAACCCGCCCAGGCGAGGTATTGGTGAGAGGCTGTGCGCCTGGGTTGAGGGCTCCGAGATTGAGCACGTAATTTATTCGAGCTGCAACGCAAAAACCCTTGCCTCTGACCTGGCGCGCATGCCTTCCTACAAGCCGGTCGCCGCGCGCGTGCTCGATATGTTCCCGCATACGAACCACTATGAGGTTATGACGTTGCTGAGGCGGGGGTAG